CTGGCCAATTTTGGACAGAGTTCCGCACTCAGCCAAATGGGCAGATGACTCACGGTGTGGGTGACAAGCAAAAGAGAGAGCATGTCAGAGAAACCCAAACAAAATCGGGCAAACAAATGGCCAAGAGCAAACAGGTGGGGTGAATGGGTATATTTTGGGGCTGACTGTTCAGTCAGTGACTACCCCTCAATGGCCTTATCTAATCGACGAGACGTCGGCCGATGAACGATGAACCAAACTGCGCCGCCGAAGTTGTCCAGTCTTGGCAAGAGCTCGCTGGCGGATAGATCGCTTTACGGCCGGGAAATGAGTTTGCTGCGCGTGAAAAACGGTGGATCGGGTGGCGGGGAGGGGTCGGGTGTTATGCCCACCATGCGACCCGTTAGCATGGGCCGTCCCCTGGTGACCATGTCCACCTACCAGGTATTTTCagggaaaaatatttacttttagtGGTTGATCTAATGCTAATCTGGGTTTTTTCCcctggcattttttttttttgttttgcaggaGCGCGGCGAAACGCTGAAACGCACCTCGATTATGCCCGACGAGAGCTGTTATCGGAATAGTATCAatagtaacaacaacaatggcttcagcaggaacaggagcaacagcaatacaaacaacaacaatcgccTGCAGTCCCAGAACGGAGTGAATCCGGCGAATGGCAATGGGTCGCCGGAACTGCCGCCACCGGTAAGCGAATGATCCGTGTCCGAATACAACCTCGATAGGCCAGAAGATCTAAGACCTAAGATTAAGCCAGTCTTGCAGCTAACAATAAAACTACCTCGCACCAAAttcgaaatgcaaatgtaCAACGTCTTTATCGAAATCTCTTAGTCTTTTTCTGTGGTGGTCCGCCTTAACTGGCTATAAATGTTGACTTGATTTTTGTGGCAAGACCTGGCAGCATTTCTCTATCCAGCACTTAAAAGTTATCGCATCTGAATGATTTCGTAACTGTTTTGCAGCCACCACAGTTCGCCAATCCCCAGCCAAAGCAGATGCCGCCCCAACACATCAAGCCCATGACCGGAAACGCAGCGGCAAACGGAAGCGGAAGTGCAAATGGGCTGGGCAACGGCAGCTTGGCCAAGGTCAGGCAACCCATGTCGCCCATGCGCAGTGCCAGCATTAGTGTGGGCGGATTCCGACCACCAGCCACGCCCCAGCCCGACTACGATGCCGTCCAGATAAGATCCTCGCAAGGAAGCGAATCGGTGTCTGGGCGAGATGTGGCCACgagccagcagcagcggcgaaCCCTGCGACTGGGCACAGTGACCATTGGGGAGTATGGGGATCAGAGGACGACGGGGAAGCGGGAAACGCTACGCAAAACGAATGGAGAGCCCGCTTCCAATGGGATCCTGAAGAACGGTAGCAATCGGAGCAGCGCCAGCTTTAATCACGGCTCCTCCCATCAGACGGAAAAGACCATCAAGTTCGGCAACTGATTGGGGtcttttcaaaactacttttgTGCAATACGCTCGATGATTTTGAGAGGAAATCATCTAAGAGAGTACAAAAATCGGACGTGCAGCTATTTTCCATATCGACCATATCCATTACCTTATaccactatttttttttttttgtttacatttaatttgtattatatttGATTACGATTTGTTGGAAATATTGTGTCACTAGTTGCTATTATTTAACGAATACTGTAAATAACCCACGGGCAAGAGTGTGTGTTTCCAATaaagcatatacatatgtaccttatatataaaataatgtcTCTACacataaacaaaagcaaaactgataagaaaatgaaaatatttagctGCTTGCGTCAGCTGGCAAACACCGTCGGCCAAATCCCAATTACATTAGAGCCGTAAAGATATCGCCTCAAGTGATAGTGATAGGGATTGATATGAACGAGAATAAGTCTCCGAAGACACTTTTAATTAAGTGGGTACGCACCCAAACGACGAGGAAACGGGGAGGAATGGCAACATaatcttgtttttttttgctaaccAAATGCAGAATGTTTTCGATAGCAATAAAAATAGTTGTCCTAAACTGGCATGCCATGCCTCGTAGAATTCGTAACTAACTGCCCTATCCACATGGAATATTCATGTGTTTTTTGCAAACGTTCATAAAGGATGGTGAGTATTTCCCAATCAAAGTATCATTGCCAATCCTCGCTTAACCCTAATCCTTAACAGGTCTGCATGGCGGCAAGATGGGCACGTTGGTCAGGTCAAATGCCTCGCTCTACGAAACTTAAGAAGACTTATACGTCCGACTGAAACGTCATGCCTACACGGGCAAGAAGATATAATCCGATATACATAATCTGACATATTGATGTATAAAATCTATGTTTTTACAGAAAAGAGTGATAGTGATAGATAAGTGCAGTAGAACAACAATAAGCTTCAGATCACCAGCTGCTTTAATGTAAAATGTTGTCATAAATAACGAAATGGGTTGCAGGATCAAGAAAACTGTCAGAACATACACCCTGGAGAGCCTTACATTGAATCAACGTAGTAGCTGTGGTCCATTTACGATACATCTATAGTCCCCATCTCGGATATTACTTAATGCAAGGCTTTGCTATCAAAGTCGAAAATAGACAAGATGGCTTCTATGAGTAATAGTAACTACCAAATGTGCTCTTTAGGTATGCAAACTACATGAAATTAAGTCGAACTTATGCGTAATTTAATGAatgaaatattgttttaatctTAAGTATTATTTACTTATACAAAAAACTTGAACTTACCATGCTAGACGCGGTACCAAATTGCAATACATATATgctaatatatataaaccaTATAATTTGTCCAGTGCTGTAGAAAGCAAATCATATATAGTcgttattttttaatttaaataaaaccaattcaattattatgatctttttatttcttgcaTTAAATAAACGAATCCAATTGAATTCTCGTGCCTATCACAAGTTTCCCTTTATTGCTGACGCTGTCGGCGTGCCTGATCCCTGTGCTCTCTCAGAATCGGAACGATGCGGCAGCCTCTTCGTCGGATACTTTAAGGCCCccacattttgcattttgtaagCGCGTAACACGGAGAAATGGTCAGTGGCTTGGCCGGCTATTGCTAGGATCAGAAGGGACAACGGCACGGTAAGAAAGCCCACCCAGTAGCTTTCGTAGTTTTCATAGTTGGTCTCCGAGACGATGCCAGTGCCGAGTATTATGAGTCTCATCAGGATGACACATATATTATCCACTGGCTTCCAAAACACCTGGACAAGCCCCAATAGCAAGTGTGACACTATCAATTCGTATATCCACCTGATCACAGCCGACCTCTTTTGAAGTTTCCGGGGAACGAAGCAATTGTCCCATATAATATCCATCGCAGCAAGACCCACAAATAGCGAGGGTAGTTTCGGTGCCGGAGTATTGGCACTTCTGGAATAAAACGCCAGGAACTGGATCACGTGGAGTAATCCAGCTAAGGAAACGCATATCAAGTTGGTCATAATCGCACTAAATTACttcaacaaaattttaaaaatttctattTTCAAAGTATTTCACTTTGTACTTTCAAAGTATTTGACTTAAAAGGGAAACATTAGTGATCTCAGTAAAACAACTATAAAACCTTatcgaaaatgtgaaaatttattcaaatttagtttttgaaaatcataaaaactGTGAACGGGATAGTTAGGTATGTTCATtagcagtacaaaacagtttttattttagctgtACCATATATTTTGGCCAAGTTGTGGAGAAAATTCTTTTTGGAAATATCTGATTTttacaaactttttttttgtgtataaaAAAGAATTAGTTTTTTTGTTCAATAGAATCTGGAAGATCTAAGAGGGttatattttttgcaaattttgccAAAACAGATATCACCGCCAAATGTTTTGTATTACCAATAAACCTAGCTAACTATCACTACTTTTATGATTTTCGAAAAAACAAGTTGGTAAATCTTTGCACTTTCGTTAAGGGGTAGCATGCCTCAGTGACCgagattttccattttccattttcaggATCAAAGACCTCGGAGAAACTCTTATCCTCACCATCGGCGACCAAGTTCACTACGATGAGGACTACAAGTTGGAGGTTCCTCTAATTACCGCCTGTGGTGGCGAGCTTGACGAATATCAGACTCCCCAGACTCTAGGGATTATAACTCAGTCCgtatatgtaaaaaaaaaaccacttggccaacattttaaaaataaatatgcctTGTTGCTGAgtaactctctctctcttaatTGATTGAGTTGCATGAAATGTAAAAGTGGGCGGCGGTGGTGTTGTTGCCTGACAAATTCACTGGCAAAAAATCCGTGCAAACGAGAAAACTCATTTTCCTATCAATAAAAAGTGTTTTAGTTCAGGCGATGTTTACGtcattgtattgaatttctttcagtgtggTCGTAATTGCACAACCAGCATATGTGTCGCGGGGGTTTTACTGATGGACTGGCGGGAGTAGATGGGGGATGAGGCTACCGATTGACCAACTAACTGAGTAAACCAAGTAAGCCGAGTTTCCTTCCTCATTGTTGCGACAGAATGACGGCAACATTTGTTGACAGCAACAAGTTGCAGATTTCGCCTATGTTGTTATTGTTACAGTTTTATGactatttgttgttgtcattACGATAACGATCAATACACTACACTGTAGGAAAAAATTTAGGCGGCTCTCGCGATATAAAGAAGATATTAGataaaattttagttttcctAAAGTTGAACAAGCCTTGGAGCTTTGAACAAGAGTGAACTAAGTGAACTACTTAAATGAATCAAATATCCCAGataattttaaacattcaaATTAAATCTTCTGTGGTCaatcttattaaatttatattattttaataaaatattttcgttgaAAGAGTTTGCATTTTATGCAACGTAATAATCACACATAACTATGCAGCGGCTCCACGAGGCGCTAACCCCCGATTGCCCCCTGAAAACCTGTGCTCAACTGAAACCCAAACTAAAGCCAAAACGATCGTGGCTCAATGTCCAAAGCGGCGACTCTCGTGGTCGGGTTAAACCAATAAAATCGTTGCGCAGACGCAGCTATTCAGTTGAATTTTGGACTCGAGAGACTTCGGATCGAAGCTCAACCtgggatttggatttggaagTTTTCACCTTGTTATAAAACCACATAGTTGGGCCCTTTCCCCCTTCTCCGCACATACTAACGAAAATGCTGCAACTTCAAAAGATGAAtactctgctgctgctcttggcCATGATGCGCTGCATCTGTGCCACGCCCATAGCTCCTGCCACGCCCGATGGCGCCACGCCCATCGACGCCCGCGTCTCGGCCGCCGACTTCGGAGCCCAGGATGCTTTCGATGCCGCCGACAGCTCCGCGGAATCCACCCACGCGCAGGCCAGCGACGCCGGGTTCAAGGTGAGTAACCGAGGTATACTTTAAAAATCCAAGTGACTTCCCCTTATTTTTCGGCAGATCTCTCTCCTGCCCACTCCGGCTAAAACGGCGGAATCGGTGAATCTAGAGCAGGAGGCCATTCCCTCGAAGGTGCTGAGCGTGTACGACAACAGTCAAAAGAGGCTGGCCGATTTGGCGCAGGTAAGTGATgtgatacatatatatatccacCAAAGACCAGAGCCACTAGGACCCAGTTTTGATTTCAGCCCGTTCCCATTTTGGACTCCATCAGTGAGCACGAGAAGTACGGCAACAACGGTGACATGTTCGACGGCATCTCGCGATCCATTGTCAACGGCTACGAGGCCTTTTCCAACCTGCTCAACACCTTTATTCAGGTGAGGGAGTGCCGAAATTGCGACCATTgtgtttggtttgtttgtttgccctgTTTCTTGGTCAATCCATTCGCACACACGTTGCATAATGGTCCCAGCGATGCACCGGCTcagcagccaaacaaaatttaaacaatACTTTAAACATGCGTACGAAAGAGCCTATCAACTTACGGCCTTAGCTGTCAGTATTACTGCAAGTCCTTGAGTCTTGGCTATTTTCAAGCCAGATTGACAGTACCACGACCCGCTGGCACTGCTTATGCAATTAGTCGCTCGTCGTGTGCGCTTGCGCTTCGCTTTGAGCAAGGTCAGTTCCAGTGCCAGCTTTCCCTCTCTTGACCACTCTCTTCCCCCCATTTCTCTCTTGCAGAAGCCCAAAGAGTTGGCGCGCAGCGTGACGAAGGGGATCACGGCTCAATTGGATATCATAGGAGGCAAATTGGTGGGCCTTTGAGAAGGCgtgtaatttaaataaatactttaatttattttgtaacttAACACGAACATGTTGTTTAGGAATGCATTtcgatataaatatttgtatgtatgaataaaataatcATACGCATAGTAGTAATGTAATATTTGCTTTAACTATTTGCTCCCTCTTTCTCCACTTCGTCttctcttcttttcttttctcttctcttctcgcTTTCCTCGCGCTTTTCGGGCAGTTGCGGTTTCTGCTATTTCGAATACTACAGATTTCCATAAAGTAACATAagtattatataattatatataaatatatattgtagttgATATATTGGTTTAGTTGAAGGGTTACGAGCATAAGCATATCCAGGTCCAAGGATTCCGACTCACACTAGCTGTATATATGTGTCAGGTACTCTTGCAGCTAAGCAGCCAGCCTGATAAGTATGGAACGCACTATACCCTGTTCCAGGTGCGTTTCGGGCCTTGGGCCTTATACTATACTACTAGAGAGCACATCACAATATGGATACACTGCTAACTAAATATGTGATTGTTTCACCGGCAGCAATATGACATGTTCACACTGTGCCCAGTGCGAATTTGTCATTTTGCTGCCAGTTCAATTTTGTTTCGACTTGTCTCCGCCTACAgattacaaacaaaaaaacaaaaaaaaatacactttgaattaaattaatttttggcacATTTCGCAGAATAAATTAGAAACTAAGAGAGTTAACAAAAGGAATAGAGATAGCGACAGGGAGTTCGGGAGGCCGACTGCAACCCCCCAATTTAGAAGTCCGCCTACCACCGTCACAGGCGCGTTCAATCTTCCCAACTGCTGGTGCGGGTCTGAGGATCAATCGACGGGGAGTATGACTTGTAGGTGTCCGAGGCCCGCTTGTGCTTCACCGTGCAGAACAGCAGCATCGAGGTGATCAGCCCGAACAGCTGGACAAAGGCGATGCCCAGTCCCACGGCGCCCACCACGTTCAGCTGGCCGGTGAACCAGCTCTGCAGCGAGTGGGCACAGCCCTTGTCCCACCACAGCGACGGATTCTCAGATCTAGAGTTGGCGAAATAATGGTATAGTGGCTAGCTTCTCGAAATGATGTAACAAATGGACAATAGGCAAAGGAGCCGAACATGAACACACCTGCCGCAGTCGGGACGCATCATTCCGTCGCCGGATCCTTCGGTGAGCACCTGGCGCTGGTCGTAGAGGGTCCTGCAGCAGGACTCTGGCACCCAGCGCCTGCCTGGCCACGACTGAATGTCATACCAATCCTCGTAGGAGGAAACGCCGCAACACTCGAACTAACCAAAAGGGATCACGTTTCAATGAGCACGTGGAACTGGGCAACAAGCGAAAGGCACCACTCACCGACTGCTGCACGCTGTCCCAAATGGAGGCCACCGAAGGCGCCACCAGAGATCCCCGATCGCTGCTGTTATAATGCCGCTCGATCCCGAAGCGCAGCTCGTTGGCCAAAGTCCGTCCCAGTCCGCCGCGGAAGAGAAAGGCGATGGAGCCAACCAGGAACTCGCTCATGAACAGCATTACAATCAGCATAAAGTACTGCGGGTAGATATGATATTGAATGGCtttgcacagaaagaaaatggTCAAAAAAAAGTACATAGATCACAAATTCGACATGCATGTATGCCATGAGCTAAATCCTCTCCGTTGACCCTGATTTACCCCCGATTTACTCACCAATACCAGGAGACAGCGGGATTGCACCCAGGCGCCGCAGCAGCCAAAGAAGCTGACCACAAATCCGGTGCCCCCGATGCCCATGAAGATGGTGTCCGCACTCAGACCTGCGTGCTGGGGCAGCAAAGTGGCGTATCCCGCGTAGCTCAGTCGCAACCAGAGTCCCGCTCCTAAAAACGCACAGCTACATAACTGCAATGGGTCAGGTTGGGAATTGGAAATTGGAAAATAGAAATTAGAAAGGCACTGATTATCCAGCAGAATGCTCGAAAAGTGAGAGGTGGTAGCTGCATACCTAAAGGACTCAAAAAGCttaatatttgatataaaTCAACGAGTCAATTATTCCAGACAGTGTCACCTGGACACAGACCTTGATTTATTGCTCTTTGCTGCACGAATAGCTGAAGGATCTATCATTCAGAGGCGAAATCAGATAATTCCCCCGATTGACGGCCAAATGGAGAGCTTTCGATTGCAAACTGTTGCATGTTCACAACGGCCTGACATCTGACATTTTCAGGGACTTCGGGGGAAACCCAGTGgcaagcaaaaacaaaagcggacggaagctgcagctgcagctccaaAAAGCTAAGGGTAAACACGCCGCCAAAGTCTACGTCGAGCTGGAAACTGAAACTGTGCTGAaagcaaagccaaaagcaaacgCAAAAGTCAATGACAGGCGCTCAGACAATGCAACATGCTGTCACAAAGACACTTCCGTCGCAGACGACGGCAAAGTTGTGGCTCTGATTAGCCGCCCTACGTactgattttgattttgcctGCGATTCTGATGCCGCGCATATCCGTTCTGGGGGAAATGGAGACGGCAGTCagaatatatgtatctttCCAGAAATGTTTACTTATAGGCATAGAGGTGTGTATTTCAAGTCAACTTATTAGTAATTAGTAGGATTTTTTACTTAAATAACTTGCCCATAGAATGATGTTGAGCCAGCAGAATGTGCGGCGTATGCAAGTGTAGCCGGCATTGCCCATCGCGGGATctgaaacgaaaaaaaaaaccatcaGGTAGAGCTCGAAACCTTTAATAGTCCTTTATATTTAGTGTAATTCCATCCTAAAAAGTATATCCTGTGGAAAAACCAGACCTTGCATCCATTAAACATCCATTTTGAAGCAGCAATTGCAATTCTGTTCGtttatatatcaaatatagtttactgttattattatgtgtATTATTACTATGTTttttcattggcatttccTTTTGTCAGCGCCATGTAACTGGAGTACCcacatgtgtgtatgtgtgtgtgtgtgccagcgGGGGCGATTCGTTAGGcaattgcagctgcaactgctgcacaAATGCAGTAATCCACAAATGTCCACACATGGGTAGACACTCgcttatgcaaatattttgtatgattgaatgaaaacaataactaaataaaaaaaaataacaaaattaacaACAGCAGCGACCGCAATGACCATGGTCAACGAAGCAGATGAGCAAATAAATGGGTGGGTGTCCTCATCTGTATATTTAAACTATGGATGGCAAAAAGCATTCAGGGCCGTCCATTTGTCAATCAACTTTCATtgattttaaagaaattaaaataaaatgtaagtGCTGAAGATTATGAACACTATTATTCGCCacattgtatatatgtactaGT
The DNA window shown above is from Drosophila melanogaster chromosome X and carries:
- the CG43115 gene encoding uncharacterized protein, which translates into the protein MTNLICVSLAGLLHVIQFLAFYSRSANTPAPKLPSLFVGLAAMDIIWDNCFVPRKLQKRSAVIRWIYELIVSHLLLGLVQVFWKPVDNICVILMRLIILGTGIVSETNYENYESYWVGFLTVPLSLLILAIAGQATDHFSVLRAYKMQNVGALKYPTKRLPHRSDSERAQGSGTPTASAIKGNL
- the CG5928 gene encoding uncharacterized protein, isoform C, whose translation is MLQLQKMNTLLLLLAMMRCICATPIAPATPDGATPIDARVSAADFGAQDAFDAADSSAESTHAQASDAGFKISLLPTPAKTAESVNLEQEAIPSKVLSVYDNSQKRLADLAQPVPILDSISEHEKYGNNGDMFDGISRSIVNGYEAFSNLLNTFIQVRECRNCDHCVWFVCLPCFLVNPFAHTLHNGPSDAPAQQPNKI
- the CG5928 gene encoding uncharacterized protein, isoform A, translated to MLQLQKMNTLLLLLAMMRCICATPIAPATPDGATPIDARVSAADFGAQDAFDAADSSAESTHAQASDAGFKISLLPTPAKTAESVNLEQEAIPSKVLSVYDNSQKRLADLAQPVPILDSISEHEKYGNNGDMFDGISRSIVNGYEAFSNLLNTFIQKPKELARSVTKGITAQLDIIGGKLVGL
- the CG5928 gene encoding uncharacterized protein, isoform B — translated: MLQLQKMNTLLLLLAMMRCICATPIAPATPDGATPIDARVSAADFGAQDAFDAADSSAESTHAQASDAGFKVSNRGIL
- the Tsp5D gene encoding tetraspanin 5D, isoform C — translated: MGNAGYTCIRRTFCWLNIILWLCSCAFLGAGLWLRLSYAGYATLLPQHAGLSADTIFMGIGGTGFVVSFFGCCGAWVQSRCLLVLYFMLIVMLFMSEFLVGSIAFLFRGGLGRTLANELRFGIERHYNSSDRGSLVAPSVASIWDSVQQSFECCGVSSYEDWYDIQSWPGRRWVPESCCRTLYDQRQVLTEGSGDGMMRPDCGRSENPSLWWDKGCAHSLQSWFTGQLNVVGAVGLGIAFVQLFGLITSMLLFCTVKHKRASDTYKSYSPSIDPQTRTSSWEDXTRL
- the Tsp5D gene encoding tetraspanin 5D, isoform A, which codes for MGNAGYTCIRRTFCWLNIILWLCSCAFLGAGLWLRLSYAGYATLLPQHAGLSADTIFMGIGGTGFVVSFFGCCGAWVQSRCLLVLYFMLIVMLFMSEFLVGSIAFLFRGGLGRTLANELRFGIERHYNSSDRGSLVAPSVASIWDSVQQSFECCGVSSYEDWYDIQSWPGRRWVPESCCRTLYDQRQVLTEGSGDGMMRPDCGRSENPSLWWDKGCAHSLQSWFTGQLNVVGAVGLGIAFVQLFGLITSMLLFCTVKHKRASDTYKSYSPSIDPQTRTSSWED